A window of Cellulomonas sp. SLBN-39 genomic DNA:
CCCCGCGCTCGCGCAGGAGGCCGTCGCCCTCGTGCGGCGCTGGCTGCACGAGGCCGCCGCCCACCCCGTCGACCCCTCGGCCGCCCAGCTCGCCGCCGCGCTCAAGGACCCCGAGGGGCTCCCCTTCGTCGTCGGGTTCGTCGACGGCGTCGTGCGCCCCGAGGACCGACGCGTCGCCGCCCGCACCCTGCGCGAGCTGTCCCGCCGCTCCCCCGCGTTCCTGCCCGCCCCCCTGCGGGCCGCGCTGCGCGTCGGCGGTGCCGTGGCACCCGCCCTGCCCGACGTCGTCGTGCCCGTCGCCCGGCGCGTGCTGCGCGAGATGGTCGGCCACCTCGTCGTCGACGCGAGCGACCGCGCCCTGGGCCGGGCGATCGCCCGCGTGCGGCGCGACGGCGTGCGCCTCAACGTCAACCTGCTCGGCGAGGCCGTGCTGGGCCGGCGGGAGGCCGACCGGCGTCTGGCCGGGACGCGGCGCCTGCTGGCCCGCGACGACGTCGACTACGTGTCGATCAAGGTCTCCGCGACCGACGCCCCGCACAGCGCGTGGTCGTTCGACGAGACCGTCGCCGAGGTCGTGGAGCACCTCGCCCCCCTCTTCGCGCTCGCCGCGTCCTCCCCCACCCCGAAGTTCGTCAACCTCGACATGGAGGAGTACAAGGACCTCGACCTCACGGTCGCGGTGTTCACGCGGCTGCTCGACCGCCCCGAGCTCGAGCGGCTCGAGGCCGGGATCGTCCTGCAGGCGTACCTGCCGGACGCGCTCGCCGCGATGCAGCACCTGCAGTCCTGGGCGGCGGAGCGCCGGGCCCGCGGCGGGGCCGGCATCAAGGTCCGCCTCGTCAAGGGCGCGAACCTGCCCATGGAGCAGGTCGAGGCCGAGCTGCACGGGTGGCCGCTGGCCACCTGGGGCACCAAGCAGGACACCGACACGAGCTACAAGCGCGTGCTGGACTGGGCGCTGCACCCCGAGCGCGTGGCCAACGTGCGCCTGGGCGTGGCCGGGCACAACCTCTTCGACGTCGCGTACGCGTGGCTGCTGGCCGGCCGGCGGGGCGTGCGGCACGCCGTGGAGATGGAGATGCTGCTGGGCATGGCCCAGGGGCAGGCCGAGGCCGTGCTGCGCGAGGTCGGCGGGCTGCTGCTCTACACGCCCGTCGTGCACCCCCGCGAGTTCGACGTCGCGATCGCCTACCTCATCCGCCGGCTCGAGGAGGGCGCGTCCTCGGCGAACTTCATGTCCGCGGTGTTCGACCTCGACCGCGACGAGGCGCTGTTCGCCCGCGAGCGCGACCGGTTCCTGGCCTCGCTCGCCGCCCTGGACGGTGCCGTGCCCGGGCCGCACCGGGTCGCGGACCGGTACGCGGCGACCCCGCCGGCGGCGCCCGGGGCGTTCGAGAACACCCCGGACACGGACCCGTCGGTGCCGGCGAACCGCGCGTGGGTGCGGGACGTGCTGGCGCGGGTGCCCGGGTCGACGCTCGGGCAGGCGACGATCGAGCGGGCGCGCGTGGACGACGCCGGGACCCTGGACGACGTGCTGCGGTCCGCGCAGGCCGCGGGCCGGGCGTGGGGTGCCCGTCCGGCGTCGGAGCGGGCCGCCGTGCTCGACCGCGCGGGACGGGCGCTCGAGAAGCACCGGGGGCGGCTGCTGGAGGTCATGGCGGCCGAGGCGGGCAAGACCGTCGACCAGGGCGACCCCGAGGTGTCCGAGGCGGTCGACTTCGCGCACTGGTACGCCGAGCTCGCCCGGGGCCTGGCCGACGTCGACGGTGCACGGTTCGTGCCCGCGGCGCTGACGCTGGTGACACCGCCGTGGAACTTCCCCGTCGCGATCCCGGCGGGGTCGACGCTGGCGGCGCTGGCCGCGGGCTCCGCGGTCGTGCTCAAGCCCGCGGGGCCGGCGCAGCGGTGCGGCGCGGTGCTCGCGGAGGTGCTGTGGGAGGCCGGGGTGCCGCGCGACGTGCTGCGTCTCGTCCAGGTCGACGAGCAGGGCCTCGGCCGGGAGCTGGTCGCCCACCCGGCCGTGGACCGGGTGGTGCTCACCGGGGCGTACGAGACGGCCGAGCTGTTCCGCTCGTTCCGGCCCGACCTGCCGCTGCTGGCGGAGACGTCGGGCAAGAACGCGATCGTCGTGACCCCGTCGGCGGACCTCGACCTGGCGGTGCGTGACGTCGTGCAGTCGGCGTTCGGGCACGCGGGCCAGAAGTGCTCGGCGGCGTCCCTGGTGATCCTGGTCGGCTCGGTCGCGCGGTCGCGGCGGTTCCGCGACCAGCTGCTCGACGCGACCGCGTCCCTCGTGGTGGGCCCCGCGCACGACCCGCGCACGCAGATGGGGCCGTTGGTCGAGCCCGCCGCGGGCAAGCTCCTCGACGGGCTGACCCGGCTGGACGCCGGCGAGCGGTGGGCCCTCGCCCCGCGGCGGCTGGACGAGGAGGGGCGGCTGTGGACGCCGGGGATCCGGACCGGGGTGGCCCGGGGGTCGCGCACCCACCTGACGGAGTACTTCGGGCCCGTGCTCGGGGTCATGACGGCCGCCAGCCTGCAGGAGGCGGTCGCGCTGCAGAACGACGTCGCGTACGGGCTCACGGCGGGGCTGCACTCGCTCGACCGGGCCGAGATCGCGACCTGGCTGGGCACCGTCGAGGCGGGCAACCTGTACGTGAACCGCGGCACGACCGGCGCGATCGTGCGCCGGCAGCCGTTCGGCGGGTGGAAGCGGTCGGCGGTGGGTCCCGGGTCCAAGGCGGGCGGGCCGAGCTACCTGATGGGCCTGGGCTCCTGGGAGCCCGGCACCGCGACGCAGGGGGCGCCGGTGGAGCACCCGGACGTGCGCGCGCTCCTCGACGCCGCCGCGGCCGTGCTCGACGCCGCCGACCTGGCGTCCCTGGGGCGGGCGGCCGCGAGCGACGCCCTCGCGTGGGTGGGCCCGCTGGCCCCGCAGGACCCCAGCGGGCTGCGGTGCGAGCGGGACGTGCTGCGGCACCTGCCGCTGCCGGTCCCCGTGCTGGTCCGCGCCGCCGGGGGTGCGCGGACCGTCGACGTGGTGCGCGCGCTCGCCGCCGCGGCCCTCGTGGGGACGCCCGTCGTGGTCTCCGCCGACGCGCCCCTGCCGGTCGCGGTGCCGGGGACGGCCGACGTGCACGTCGAGGACGCCGACGCGTTCGCCGTGCGCGTGGCGGGAGCGGCCGACGCGCACGGCGGGGCGCGCGTGCGGGTCGTCGGGGGCGACGGGGACGCCGCGCCCGCCCTCGCGCATGCCACGGGCGGGCGGCCCGACGTGGCCGTGTGGCACCACCCGGTGACCGAGGCGGGCCGTGTGGAGATCCTGCCGTTCGTCCGCGAGCAGGCCGTGAGCGTGACCGCCCACCGGTTCGGGACGCCCCACGACCTGGTCGACGGCCTGCTGGGCGCCCCGGCGCCGCAGCGCTGAACCACCACGCCCCGCGCACCGGTGACCGTCGGTGCGCGGGGCGTCGTCGCGCCCGGACCCGTGGTGCTCCGGTGCTGGTGAGGGCCCTGTTTGCGTCGGCCGGGGCGCTCGCCTAAGTTGTCGACCCGGGTCAGGACACGGCCCCGCTCGTCCGCACCGACTGGAGCCCTGCCGTGTCCACGACCACTCGCGCCCCCCGCCCGACCCCGCGCCGCGTCCCGTCCCCCGGGTCCGCGCGCGCGTCCTCCACCGCCGCCGCCCCGCCCGCCGGGGACGCCCCCGCGCGGGGCACCGGTGGGGCGGCGGCCGGGGCCGGCACCGCACCGGCGCCCCGCCTGACGGGAAGCCCCGCGCAGGGGACGTGGTGGTGGTCCGACGGCTGCTACGCGCTGCACGGGTTCACGCCCGGGGACGTCGTGCCCACGACCGAGCTGATGCGCGCGCACGTCCACGCCGAGGACCGGCAGCGGTGGTGGGACGCGCTGACCGACGAGGACACGACACCGCGGCAGACCCGCTTCCGCCTGCGGGACGCCGGCGGGCGCGAGCGCACGGTCGTCGGCGTGTGCCGCGGGCTCGGCGACGGCCGCGTGGAGGCCGTGCTCGTGGACCTCACCTCGGCGGTCGCGGCCGAGGGCGCCCGGCTCGCCACGGAGCAGATCGCGGCGTCGGCGGCGTCGCGGGCGACCATCGAGCAGGCCAAGGGTGTGGTCGCGGCCGCCTACGGGGTCAGCGTGGAGGC
This region includes:
- a CDS encoding bifunctional proline dehydrogenase/L-glutamate gamma-semialdehyde dehydrogenase, with translation MTSPSTLHTPAGADATDPALAQEAVALVRRWLHEAAAHPVDPSAAQLAAALKDPEGLPFVVGFVDGVVRPEDRRVAARTLRELSRRSPAFLPAPLRAALRVGGAVAPALPDVVVPVARRVLREMVGHLVVDASDRALGRAIARVRRDGVRLNVNLLGEAVLGRREADRRLAGTRRLLARDDVDYVSIKVSATDAPHSAWSFDETVAEVVEHLAPLFALAASSPTPKFVNLDMEEYKDLDLTVAVFTRLLDRPELERLEAGIVLQAYLPDALAAMQHLQSWAAERRARGGAGIKVRLVKGANLPMEQVEAELHGWPLATWGTKQDTDTSYKRVLDWALHPERVANVRLGVAGHNLFDVAYAWLLAGRRGVRHAVEMEMLLGMAQGQAEAVLREVGGLLLYTPVVHPREFDVAIAYLIRRLEEGASSANFMSAVFDLDRDEALFARERDRFLASLAALDGAVPGPHRVADRYAATPPAAPGAFENTPDTDPSVPANRAWVRDVLARVPGSTLGQATIERARVDDAGTLDDVLRSAQAAGRAWGARPASERAAVLDRAGRALEKHRGRLLEVMAAEAGKTVDQGDPEVSEAVDFAHWYAELARGLADVDGARFVPAALTLVTPPWNFPVAIPAGSTLAALAAGSAVVLKPAGPAQRCGAVLAEVLWEAGVPRDVLRLVQVDEQGLGRELVAHPAVDRVVLTGAYETAELFRSFRPDLPLLAETSGKNAIVVTPSADLDLAVRDVVQSAFGHAGQKCSAASLVILVGSVARSRRFRDQLLDATASLVVGPAHDPRTQMGPLVEPAAGKLLDGLTRLDAGERWALAPRRLDEEGRLWTPGIRTGVARGSRTHLTEYFGPVLGVMTAASLQEAVALQNDVAYGLTAGLHSLDRAEIATWLGTVEAGNLYVNRGTTGAIVRRQPFGGWKRSAVGPGSKAGGPSYLMGLGSWEPGTATQGAPVEHPDVRALLDAAAAVLDAADLASLGRAAASDALAWVGPLAPQDPSGLRCERDVLRHLPLPVPVLVRAAGGARTVDVVRALAAAALVGTPVVVSADAPLPVAVPGTADVHVEDADAFAVRVAGAADAHGGARVRVVGGDGDAAPALAHATGGRPDVAVWHHPVTEAGRVEILPFVREQAVSVTAHRFGTPHDLVDGLLGAPAPQR
- a CDS encoding PAS and ANTAR domain-containing protein, with translation MSTTTRAPRPTPRRVPSPGSARASSTAAAPPAGDAPARGTGGAAAGAGTAPAPRLTGSPAQGTWWWSDGCYALHGFTPGDVVPTTELMRAHVHAEDRQRWWDALTDEDTTPRQTRFRLRDAGGRERTVVGVCRGLGDGRVEAVLVDLTSAVAAEGARLATEQIAASAASRATIEQAKGVVAAAYGVSVEAAFAVLREASMRSNVGLRAVAARLVAHVEGRGTRAEALAADVAPFLVEVAPARPGQDPS